A genomic region of Salinibacter pepae contains the following coding sequences:
- a CDS encoding DUF3078 domain-containing protein, whose protein sequence is MGVPASAQPGLPSLPNPQESPTSDTADAEWESELTGKISVSQAAYRNWQEGGVNSLSFTTSLDGATEQKGDRWAQAYSARFALGYINQEDQEVRKAEDRIRLQANLQYQGDGFFNTFSPTLAGDLRTQFAPGFAYSDNPYPDEAARSDEDLPVRTSSFFAPGTVTESIGLTYDPLDPLSLRLGVAAKQTVVAEPDFRVLYGVDPDNLVRSEAGGQFSANLDQQLSESIRYRSQLDVFFAVNQLDNPPDAVWDNVINLQVNDWITTDLEFVALFDEDTSSAIQIREAISVGVSFALL, encoded by the coding sequence GTGGGAGTCCCCGCTTCGGCCCAGCCGGGACTGCCCTCGCTCCCCAATCCCCAAGAGAGTCCGACCTCCGATACGGCCGATGCGGAGTGGGAGTCAGAACTGACCGGCAAGATTTCCGTCTCGCAGGCCGCGTATCGCAACTGGCAGGAGGGAGGGGTCAACTCGCTGTCGTTTACGACCTCGCTGGACGGGGCCACCGAGCAGAAGGGGGACCGCTGGGCACAGGCGTACAGCGCACGGTTCGCCCTCGGCTACATCAATCAGGAAGACCAAGAGGTCCGAAAGGCGGAGGACCGGATCCGCCTGCAGGCCAACTTGCAGTATCAGGGGGACGGCTTTTTCAACACGTTCAGTCCCACCCTGGCCGGGGACCTTCGGACGCAATTTGCGCCTGGGTTTGCGTACTCCGATAATCCGTATCCCGATGAAGCGGCGCGGAGCGATGAGGACCTTCCCGTCCGGACCTCCTCGTTTTTTGCCCCGGGGACCGTCACGGAGTCGATCGGTCTTACCTACGATCCACTCGATCCGCTCTCGCTCCGGTTGGGCGTTGCCGCGAAGCAGACGGTCGTGGCCGAACCGGACTTTCGGGTCCTCTACGGGGTGGATCCGGACAATCTGGTGCGGTCGGAGGCCGGAGGACAGTTTTCTGCAAACCTGGACCAGCAGCTTTCCGAAAGCATCCGGTACCGGTCGCAACTCGACGTTTTCTTTGCTGTGAACCAGCTCGACAATCCCCCCGATGCCGTCTGGGACAATGTCATCAACCTCCAAGTGAACGACTGGATTACCACGGACCTGGAGTTCGTTGCGCTCTTCGACGAGGACACCTCCAGCGCAATCCAGATCAGGGAGGCCATATCGGTCGGGGTGTCGTTTGCGCTCCTGTAG
- a CDS encoding histone H1 produces the protein MSTFEERYSELSETLEGAEEDLMKFYEKGNKAAGTRARKSLMKLKKLSHEIRQEIQDIKNEEL, from the coding sequence ATGAGTACATTTGAGGAACGCTACAGCGAGCTGTCCGAAACCCTTGAGGGTGCCGAGGAGGACCTGATGAAGTTTTACGAAAAGGGCAACAAGGCCGCCGGCACACGCGCCCGGAAGAGCCTCATGAAGCTGAAGAAGTTGTCCCACGAAATCCGGCAAGAAATCCAGGACATTAAGAACGAAGAGCTTTAG
- a CDS encoding acetylglutamate kinase → MQSLYLVYLDRHHLGDELFLKSLAQHLSNAGTDAPTCVLVHGSGEKVERTLEAQGYFPERSGGVIDVETEDQRRLVERAVREVNQDIVAALTDEVVSTVGIQGVDRGLFRLGDDASLQAANVGWLSALLKQHVVPVVSALVEASDTGTVHEVGTEAAVRALARALGEAFEPEICVLTTADVAGVPDETGGVQSEIESTALGDHPVPEPAAVRRLVETEVPVRVTNLQGLFGGSAPTGTRVRP, encoded by the coding sequence ATGCAATCCCTCTATCTCGTGTACCTTGATCGGCATCACCTTGGGGACGAGCTCTTCCTCAAATCGTTGGCCCAGCACTTGTCCAATGCGGGGACGGACGCGCCGACCTGCGTTCTGGTGCACGGAAGCGGCGAGAAGGTGGAACGCACCCTGGAGGCGCAGGGCTATTTCCCGGAGCGCAGCGGCGGAGTAATTGACGTGGAGACCGAAGACCAGCGGCGGCTGGTGGAGCGGGCCGTGCGGGAGGTCAACCAGGACATTGTGGCGGCACTCACCGACGAGGTCGTCTCCACCGTAGGAATTCAGGGCGTGGATCGCGGTCTGTTTCGGCTGGGCGACGATGCCTCCCTGCAGGCGGCCAATGTGGGGTGGCTATCGGCCCTTCTCAAGCAACACGTCGTTCCGGTCGTGTCCGCCCTTGTCGAGGCCTCGGACACCGGAACCGTGCACGAAGTGGGGACGGAGGCGGCCGTGCGGGCGTTGGCGCGGGCGCTGGGGGAGGCGTTTGAGCCGGAGATTTGCGTGCTGACGACCGCCGACGTTGCGGGGGTGCCCGACGAGACGGGCGGGGTGCAGTCGGAGATTGAGAGCACGGCCCTGGGCGACCACCCGGTTCCGGAGCCGGCCGCCGTGCGCCGCCTGGTGGAGACGGAGGTGCCGGTCCGGGTCACGAACCTGCAAGGGTTGTTTGGCGGCAGTGCGCCCACGGGGACGCGGGTCCGGCCGTAG